A segment of the Mauremys mutica isolate MM-2020 ecotype Southern chromosome 7, ASM2049712v1, whole genome shotgun sequence genome:
gctccagagccctcctcccttccctgcacacagaccCACCTGCCAGCTCGCACCATCCAAATACCTCAGTCCCGCCCccgactccctgccccagcttccaGTCCCCACAAAGGGGGAGAATTGGCTCAGCACAAGCAACACTAAGACTCATAGGCACCTATTGCTGGcacccagctcctccccgccccccgggatCAGTGAGGCAGCAGTAGGGACGCAGTGCAAAcccagctggggccagggccctGGCTAGCAGGCGGGGGTGGGTAGTTTCATTGCATTTTCAAGCCAGTATGAAATGCTGATGAGACGCACCCGGCCACTTCAcccactgaggcaggggagagccaactccaggtcccagcagcgAGGCTGCACTCAGTGCCTCTCACCCACTCTCCTCTGCTTGCCTGCAGAAAACGCGCTACGGCACCTATGCCATGCTGCTGCGTGCCAAGCTGAAAGCCGGCTCCGAGGACCTGGCGGCCTTCGAGGCCACGCTGTTCGATGCAGCCATCAGCGAGGAGGACGGCCTCAAAAAATcccgctccagcccctccctcaaCCTGGAGCCACCTAGCACAGGCACCAAGGTCAAGCGCAACATCTCGGAGCGCAGCAGCCGCCAGCCCGCCAGCAACTTGCAGAAATCCTAGAGGGGCAGCGCCTTCCCAGCCGGGCCCTCTGCATGACTTCATCCTTCGTGGGCACAAGCCATGGGGCTGACAGCTCTCACCCAGCCACCAGCACCAGCCCATGCCAGCTCAGCATGGAACCAGAGCCCTCCACCGACACCATTGGAAACAGATGCCATGCAGTGCCgtctccagcccctgcccacggggcTCACACTACAAGacttaccccccccccaaattccctGGGAACTGGGGGCAGGTTTCCCGAGGGGGGGGAATAACCAAAAAccaaccactgagctaaattCTTCAGTGTAAAATGCAAAGCAGCGCTCTCTCCTGCTCAGGCCCCACGGCCCCCCACCATGGTTTCTAGTACAGACAGACTCGGGGAGACAACCCAAGGGGGGCCCTTTTATACAGCATCACCACAGCCCTGGCCACCCCAAGGGCCAGTTTCTTTAAAGCCGCCAGATGGGCAGAGCCCTGGCTGCTCCTGTGATGCCACCCTCCCATCTGCTGGTTTCTTACGGTTTTGAACGTTTTTGTGATACAGTTTTGCACTTTTTAGTACCTGACTGAGCTGACTTACAGGGAGGTTTTTCCCTCCAAGGCGTTTGTTTCCTAGAGCTGCTGCGGGTTTTTTTGTGACTGCGGGGTGCGGAGGCCCAGCCCCACCCGCAGCCGCTAGCCTAGCACTAGTTTTCTATGTTGCAGAGGAGCTGGCTAGTTCTGCACAGCCCCACTCGAGACACTGGACTGGCTTGTGCCCCTTAGGCAGCAGCTGCCACCTGCCCTCCCTCGCTGAGGTGGTGTTGCCCTGGGGCACAGGAAACAACCACCAGCCAAGTCTGGcgttccagtcctggctgcaGCTGTACGGTGCAGGGAAGGAGGATGCTAAGCAAGCCCTGGCTCAGCCATGAAGCCATAacgagggggcagggtgtgtctCATGAGCACACAGTGCCCCTTCGGCTCATCGTAGTGCAGATCACTGTGGACAGGCGACACGGGTGGCTTTCCCGTTGCCTAGCTGGACTAGCTCGGGGCATGGCgatggtgggggggaagagcagggttATTTTGAGAGCTGGAATTCAACCTGTGCCTGCAGGCCACTTCACCTGAAGGCTCCTCTGCTGGAGGGGCTATGCCAGTCCTGCCTCCTCTACCTCCCACCTGAAAGGGCTCAGAGGCTGCAGCTCTGAAGCTGGTGCCCCTGAACATCacacccaggccctccctctcacAAGCTTTTTCCAGCATTAAAGGGCCTTGTCCATCCCTGACCACTGGAAGAATAGCAAGGGAAGGGCCGGGACAGCCTAGGAACGAAGCCAGAGCTAAGAGAAGCTTTGCCCCAGCTTGTTTTGGTTACTGGAGGCTCCTCTCCCATGAGGGGAGCAGCATGAGCTCTAGCCCAAGAGCTCACCTGTTACATTCATGGCCCAGGCTGCAGCTGACCATCCCAGCATcatgcctggggctgggggcaaagGGGATCTTGTCCCCAGCAGGGGACTAGATCAATGCATGGTCAGCTGCAGCTCAGGGCTGAGCTATAGCACAAGGGTGCAGGTTCAGCCAGCAGGCAATCCAGAGGCTAACAGGACTGCACCTACCCAGGGACCTTGGTCAATGGCAGCAGGATGCTGCCCTTCGCCCCGACTGCGAATGTGTCTCTCTTTTTATTCTGCTCTTTCGAGTCTATTGCAAAAAATCTTTGTACAGCTTCTTCCATCAGTTACTGAAGTAAAACCTGCTCTTAAGCTGCTGGGCTGGAGTCAGTTCTTCCCCTGCGCTAGGAGCACTGAGCCAAGGGCTCCCTGTCAGACAAGTTCTCAATCCTGCCTCATGCAAAGAAGCACTGTGACTTGGCCTGGgtcacaggtcagtggcaggAGTGGTACAGGGCCACTGCCTCTCCCACCCATGCTGTGATGGTGCAGGCAGTCCATGGGAAGGCCCTTATATCTCCACAACcggtgtggaaactgaggcaggggcaaAGTGACTCAACCAGGCTggcagtgaatcagtggcaggaGCAGAGAACTATGCTTAAAGGAAGGGGCGAGGCCAAAGGACACAGGTAGGGCTGACGTGACCCTAGCAGCACACACCCCCTAGCCCCCAGTGCTCAGAACACCTGTGCAGTTGGGTAGGGTGCTCTCAGCAGGACACTGGAGACACAGTGCAAACATTCTGGGAATCGCACCCTTTATTTAACTAAACCAAGAAACTTGATGAGGGATCTTTAAATAAGAGCAGAGAGGGGGCTGGGTGCCGCACAGCAGGGCCTGCCAGGCTGCGGCCAGCCCTGCCAGAGGAGAGTCAAAGAGGCACGGGCAGCCCACTTGGGGGCCAAGAGGCACTTGTATTCGGTGCAGGGGCTCCGAGCCTgccgcagctcctcccctccAAAGTGTCAGTCACAGCCGGGCTACCCCGGGGCCAGAGGGAGGCACCGGCAGGTCAGtgcacctgctgctgctggctgtgggggggctctcccagcagctctgcagagggCAGCGGGTGCAGCTTCAGCGGTGGGGCCGGCGGCTGCTCCTCTTCCACCGACTGGCTCCCATAGGCACTGTCCTCCTTGAGCTCTGAAAAGCAAAGAGCCAGCATGGTGACAAGGGCCCCTCCTGTGCGCCAGCCCTAGGGAGAGGGCTGAGGCACCAGGTGCGCTCCGCTGCCCCCCAGGCCTGTCCCAGCCCTTACCTGTGCTTTGCAGCTTGTCGGCTGTCTCCGCTTTGCGAAGCATCCTCACTCCCTCGCTGAGCCCCATGGAGTCCAGTGCCTCCAGCAAGCCCCCCAGGCTGCCACCAGcgagctggggagagaaggaaGTGAGAGCGGGCTCGGCAAGGGGCCAAGGAGAGGAGGGGGTTCCCTGCAGGGGGGACTCACCTCGTAACTGAGCAGGAGGCTCCCGCTGGGGGAGGCCGTGTCCTTGTATGTCTCCACCAGGCTGCGCAGGCCGAGTCTCTGGGCCAGCTCAGTCCAGTCTGAGCCGCTGCGGTCCTGATTCAGTAactgctccaggccctgcagggtgTTGCTGTCGAGTGACAGGATGGTCCCTAGATGGGGGAAAACACATCAGCCCATTgatgggcccagccctgcccagtcaCCGCCCCAGAGATGGGCTGTCACTGCCATCCCAGCACGCTCAGCCCTCAGAAGGGAAGGGTGTGACTAGGGGGACCCCTGCTcacctggcctgggggcagcaggctgctccAACTCTGGGCCCTGCAGCGAGGCACGCAGCAAGATCTCCCGcacctgggagagagagacacaagatGTCTGAGCCGTATCCCGAGAGCATCCCCACAGcctgttcccctctttccctCACTGGGCTCACAAGTGCAGGCCGGGCtcccccagcagagctggggctccCAGCACTCCCCAGAGAAcatgcagggagtggggaagagcaggggcagggagtgagCCCACACGCTGCTGCTCTGCTGGCCCCTGACAGCACCACAGGCCCAGGAGaagctcctgggaccccaccctgcCAGAGCTGCAGGTTCAAGGAGCTGCAGTACAGAGGAGCCTGAAGGGCAAAcactcctctccccaccaccagcCCAAGGCTGCCACGGGAAccaagggctgagcagggccccGAGGCGGCCTGGGCAACAGAAACACCCAATACTAGACAGGATGCAGGTCCAGCCTTCAGGGTGGGAAGCAGCCACTGGCTGGGGGGCCAGCATTCTTGCACTGGCCCTTACAGAGCCCAACACCCGCCTTGAAGCCTGGCACTGGCCTCACCAGACCTCTGGTCGgaccagcccccagagccccacacccagcatcTCATCCCATAGCAAGCCCCGCATCCCAGGAGTGACTCTGGGACTCCACCCCACACAGCACCGTGGTGCCAACACCTGCCACAGAAGAGCAAAACATTTGTCCTTTAGCTTCTTTTGATGGGATTCAGCAGCTGGAGAGATGGCAGAGCTGCCAGACTCACGTGCCCAACCAGcgctctgggacccaccgctCCCTCGCAGGGCAGCTCCCTCCCCAGAGCCAACCCACACTCTTGGGACTCCAGTTCCTTTGGTTTAACCCCGATGCTCTGTACCTTGTGGCTCCTGGTTAAGTCAAGCGGTGTGTGTCTCCGGCGCTGCTTTGTACTCCGGGTGCCAGGCTCCCTGCTTCTGTGCTCAGCAGCGCTACTGGTATCTGTGTGCTCTGTATCTGACTCTCCCAGCTCCATGCCTGCCTCCTGATCCTCAGGCCCACTGTCCATGTCGCTGCTGGCTTCAGACGAGGACGACCTCACCGGCTCATCGTTCTCACAGAGGACGTCCCCTCCTGGGGACAAAGCGAGGTCAGAGCCCAGACAGCACAGTACCCGGAAGAGGGTCtggcccctcccacctgcccGGGCTGTGGCTGGCTCAGATCCCAGCACTCACACCTCTTTCAAGTCGCCTGTCTCCCTTCAGTCCAGGGAGGGTCGTTCACATGCACTCCCCAGTGCCCGTTAGCCAGCCTGGATTTGCAGGCTTCGGCTTCCATTTCACATCCCTCTCCTTGGGCCAGGATTCAGGGCaactggcctggcccagcatATGAAGAGGAAGGAGGTTACAGCATCACGATCTCACTCGCCCCAGAGGCCATCCCCAGCCTGGCCagcagagcgccctctgctggagtTATCACTTCTGTCTGTACCTCAGCTGGTCTCCATCTGCCACCTCCCACTGGCTGGGCCAGTACCACAAGCAGAGAGCCCACCCattagccctgccccctcctctggagGCCAGTCTTGGTGGGAGGGCCAGACACTGGGGCACCCGGAAAGAGCCTGCCTCCTTATGCTGCTAGCACAGCTCCTGGTGCTACAGGTCTAGCAGGCAATGGCAAGGGCTGTTGGGATTGCCAgccccaggggagcagagaggagctaCCTGCTTTGATGAGCATTTTGGTGAggatgggggagcccaggcctgcaGCCAGGTGCAGAGGGGTGTTTCCAGCAAACGTCCGAGCATTGACATCAGCTCCCAGCTAGAGAGAAATGCAAGAGCCAATGAGGAACAGGCAGCAGCAACGCACCGAGAAGAGACGCAGCCTCTGCATGCTGGTCGCTGCACCATGGGGGAAATGCAGACTGCCAGTCTCAGCAGTGGTAGTGTGCTCTCTGGGCAGCAGAGAGCCCAGGGACAGGCAAAGAGCCCCGCCCCACACAGCAGGGCCAGGCAGCCACATGCCCCACAGGCAGGCCTCCTAGCACCCCAGCCTGTGTACTGCAACCACATACAGGCTCTAAGGGAAACCAACCGAGCCAGTATGAGATGGTCGGGGGCAATTCTGAACCCCCTGCCCAATCCCACACCAACCCGACAGGCCCCCCTGAAGCTCGACCAAGGAACCTGCCACTCCCGTCCCAAGAGCCCAGCCCCAAGGCAGACCAGAGCGGGGAACCTtgacccccgctccctcccccccccccacacacacactcccggaCACCCTGGATCCGGAGGGCTCCCTGCCCTGTACCTTCTTCACCAGGTGGCCGGCCACGTTGAGGTTCTCCATCTCCACGGCCAGGTGCAGAGGCGTCCGGCCGCCCTGCCGCTCCATGGCATTCACATCCGCTCCCATCCTCACCAGCAGGTCCAGGCAGGCCAGGCTCTTCACCCTCACAGCCAGGTGCACGGGGAGTAGGCCTGGAACATGGAGCAAGTTTTAGCCCCAGCGGAGGGCTGTCACCCCCTCAACTCACCCCACAAGGAGGATGTGTTCCCCCAGCTCCACCTGGAGCCCCACCAGGGCaagcttcccccagccctgccctgcaggggAGTTCACACTCTGGCCCACGCTGGCAAGGGCCTTTAGCGACGCAGATACATGGCCACCAAGGGCTTGGAGGCTCATGTACCAGGGCAGGTGACTTCtgcgaggtgggggggggggggggggctacagGGACCCTCCCTGTCTCATTTCACAAAGGCCACTAAGCCTGGGTTTGAACTAGTGACCTACAGATTACAGGCCAGCTTTGGGGCTTCCAGCCCTTTCTTGGAAGTCTGGCCCATAGGGAGGCAGAGCCCTGCCGAGAGCCAGTCTGCCCTTGGCTCAGTACCATCCCATCCCCGAGCTCTCCCTGCCTGGGGTCCCCTCTCACCATGGTAATTGGGTGTGCTGAGCAGACAGGGGATGGCGGAGCCCAGGTGCCCCAGCAGCGTCCTCAGCATGGCCTCGTCGCCCGTCTGGAGCGCCAGGTGCAGCAGTGAGTTGCCATAGCGATCCAGCAGCGTGGGGTCCGCATGGGCCTGCAGCAGTAACCCCACCACCTGGTGCTGCTTGGTGATCACTGCCAGGTGCAAGGGAGTCTGGGAGGGAGACAGGAGACAGCCAGCTCACCGGGGGGCCAAGAGCCAGTGGGATACTCTCAAACCGACAGCCCCACTCTCTTTGCTCTCACAGCAGGAGCCCCCAACCTTCCAACCACACTGGCACCTTCCAGACACACCAACAACGCGGCCTAATCTCCCTCCAGCGAGCGGGGAGTTCTGCATCTCAACTCGGGATATGTGGTTTACAGACCAAGGAGCCTGCCTACCgtgggggacacacccagagGCAGCCAGCTGGAGCTGGAGGAAGGGCTCCCGGCACTGGCAAGCCAGGCCTCTGGCGGGATCTGGTATGGCCTGGGCAGCTTGGGGTCATGCTCTGCGAGCAGAGGGACAGGAAGAGGATGGCTCCAGCTAGAGGATCACAACTGTCCATCAGCCAGAGAAAGGCAGGAATCCTGGAAGATGCCTCGGGCAGCGCAGGTGGGGCCCCAGGGAGCGGATGGGGGTCACTGTACCTGCTGCAAGTGGTTGGCCACGTTGATGATCTGCTGGTTGGGGATGCTGAGGACAACCTGGATCAGCTGCTCAATCACAGTCGTCTGCTCGTGGATGATGGCGAGATGCAAAGGCCTGCAGGCAAGGAGGGGATGGCGAGCTCagagcagcatttcagcggccgTTCACTGCAATGAGCTGGCACTATGCCCCCTCTCCAGGCCCCATGCGGGCCTCagccccaaactcccttcccGTTCTCCCTCCATTCTGGCCTTCCCAGCAGATCCCTGCTCCCAGTGACCATCAGTGTGAGGCTGCACAGGGTCCTCCACTCTATGGAGCCCTGAGCCACCATCCATGGCCTTACCCCACTCCAGGGGGGAATGAATTCCACATGATCTGGTCCCATGCCCTGCATGGAAGGAGCTTTGGCTTCCTGGGCCAAAAAGGAAGCTGGCTCAAGGCTACAGAGCAACGCAGAGTCGCTGGAGAGAGACATCTGCTCCTGAGGGAGAGGGAGCTAGCTGGCTCAAACTAGACCCCACGTGCCAGAGCAGGGCTCTGTGGAGTCCTGGCCAGAGCTGGGTCTGCCCATCCCCAGGGTCCATTTGGGAGTCTCCAGGGGTGGAGTGGAAAGGATCGTGCAAAAGCTGTAAGAGCACAGATCCAGCACaagcccgcccccccacccccgcccaaacCGGAGCCCTTCACAGCTGGCACTGTcctcaaacccccacccccgtTCCCCGAGGACTCACGTGTCTCCGTTCTCATCCTGGGATGCGGCCAGGTGCCGCTGCACGGCCAGCAGCATGCGTGGGTCAGCAGTGACCGAGTAGTTCAGCAGGGCATGAGCGCTGCGCTGAGCCAGAGCCAGCAtcctcatgctgcagagctgggctggaaagCAAAGCCAGGAATTGGCCCCTGGACAGACAGCTCAGGGACCAACAAGATCCACCACCTAACTGGAATTGCCAGTCCTCCATTCTGCCAACAGCCTGTGaatgcccccaccccaccacacacactgtgCCTCAGACCCCTCTTTCAACCCAGCCCGGGGATCAGCCCTTCCCTCGCCGTCTCCCCACCCACCATACCGTGGTAATGCAACTCCTGACGGTGGCTCTCCTCTGGCGGACTGGGCTGCTTCCCagtctccccaggcaggtgcttgccatCCCCCTCCTCTTCCATGTTGGTGGCCCTGGTCATCTGCACCCCCCCTTGGTAGCCGCCCACAGGGTGGGGGCCAGACGAGTAGATGTTGTTGTAAGTCAGCCCCGAGGAGTATGGATAGTTTAGATTCCCGCCTGCGGACCAAGAGGGAAAGAGCTGTGACAAAGGCAGGATCTGGGGGAATGccagctcccccacaccccatattgctgctgctggctctgagGCAGATCAGGAGGGTTGGGGTCTCCCAGGCCAGCCTGGGATGAGTAACTTGCCCTGCCATAGCTCCCCACAGCGGGGAACAGCTCAACTCACCTCCGCCAGAGCCAAAGCCACTGCTTCCCCCGCCGGCCCCTCCCATGTGCGAGCCCCCACCAAAGTgctgggggaactgaggcagcacCTTCTTCCGCttcctctccacctcctccttATCTGCAAGCAAGACACATGGGGGAGGATCAGAGTCAGGACCCAGCCCGACCTGTGCTGGGACAGCACTTTCCTGGCAGCCGCAGGCTCCTTCTTGGGGCTCACTGCAAGCAGACAGTGGCTCCGAGCTGAGTCAAGTCAACCTGGAGAGCTCCGCATCGAGCACCACTCACCTTCCACCACTGGGTAGTAGGTAAACTGCTTGGAGTCGCTCACGTCCCCCCCACGTTTCCGCTTCAGCTGCAAGAAGACAGTGACGGGGCGGTCGATCTTGGGCTTGTGGTAGGGCGGAGTGCGGAAGACGATGGCATACTGCAGGCAACCCAGGAGAGGGAGTTATGCACTGGTGCCACATtcacagccccacactcccctgcaaTACAGCCTGGCCATCCCTAGGATCCCACTACCCTGGCATTAGcgcatccccagcccagcaggCAGAACCGGGTGCCACCCATGCCAAAACCCTCATGCCACTCAGGTGGCAcagggcccttcccccactctccACCCATACAGCAGTCCTGCCCCCGCTCCTGCCCACTGCACCTGCTTGTGAACATCCGTAGGGGAGAAGTCCCCGAAGGCCTGCCAGCCATTCTCATCATCCTCGTAGAACCGCACCTCAATGTCATCtgtgggggagagcagggcagttaccatgggggctccggcagcgcccAGTCTGCTTGACCCCTCCCACACAGCGCAAGGGCcctgcttccttctcctctcccacAGCTGCCTTAGAACCAGCCACTATCCTTATCCTCCTCTGTCTCCCCAAGCGTGAGGCACAACACGGCCCTGACCCCAAACACCAGCCCCAGAGCAACAAGCTTCGGCAAGGATGAACGAAAATGGCTCCAAGTAACGCAGGTCTTAGAGACGTGGTGCTCACAGGGGCACGGGGCAGAGGTATGCCCGTCATGGGGTTATGTTAAATAACAACATGATTCGGATGGGCTTTCTCCTTACAACCCAATCCATCTCAGGCGGCACCCCCTACTCCCCAGAAGGCCAGGCCAGAAACACATGtatcttcccccactgcctctgcctCCAGCTTCTCTCAGTTCACCCCCCACCACCAACCTGGCCATTGAACCAAGACACAGCCTGCTGTCCAGCCAGTCTGACTCCAAAAAAGACTTACCCAGATGGGAAGGAGGGAGTTCCTGCTAACCCTCAGAGCATCCTACCGAAACACGGGGTGCTGAGAGACCCTGAGACCCCACATGACAACTTGgtctcccccactccccgcccccaagGAGCAGCACATAAGCACGCCCAGGTGGGTTTTGGAGGGGAATGACAGTAAAAGACCCAACTGGCTGCTGGCAGGCTCCTTACCTTTCTGAACTTTATCGCACAGCAAGTAGACCTCGTCCCCTCCCCGCACCGAGCCAGCTGTCTTATCCATCCGGGAGATCTTCAGGTTGGAAGCCCCAGGTGACTCTGTGGAGCAGGAAAGCATTAGAGCTCAGCCACAGAGGCACTGCCCAGTACTGGGGATGCACGGCAGTAACgcagtggggaggggtgggaacagggagagaatgtCAGGGAAATCTCCCAAGAGTCACACATGAGTCATGGCAAAGTCCCTGATCTGTGACTCATCCgccatcctcccttcccccagcatgcCCCACAGGGCAGCTCCTTGCTCCTGGCAGGGGTGATGGCGAGAACAGGCACCCACTTGCCACAATCGAGCCCACCGACTGGCAACACAGCCCAGGAGAAATACCCCTTAGCTCGCATCAGTGGGTTCAGGGGAAACGTCCCATCAAGCTGCCAAATGAGGGTTCCCAACAAGGACACACCCTTCCCTGGCTGCCACCCCATGGGCAAGTTCAGGGCCCAGCAAGGATGTGCCCTGAGGAGGCCACATCTCCTGCTGGCCACTCCCTGCATTGTGAGAGGGGAGCTGGGTTGAGCAGAGCCCACAATGAGTTCTGGGCCAAGGGGGTTCCAAGTACATGTGCAGCATCTTTCCCTTCAGGAGGCGCTGGGCACGTTAAATCCGCTGCGGCTcggagcaacagcaggtgccATTGAGTCTGGCCagtgcctgcacttactgctgtCATGGATCGGGTCAGAGATGACAGGGTTCAGGGGCAGTGTGAAGTTCCCGTTGCTGTCACGGAGGTAGGCGGTGAAACGGAGGCGCACAATGCTCAGGTCCATCACCTTCTTCAACTCCTTTGCCTCCACCTCAATCTCCCGCAGCTCAGActctgcacgagagagggagcaGAAGTCTGGGTTACAGACTGCCTGGCAACGGGAAAGGACTCTGGCTCAGAGCTCCCagagccctccctccccaacaccaGCACACAGCCTACACCAGTGCATCCCTCCTGCAGGCTGTATCAGCCCACCCCCAAGTCTATGCAGCTCCCCTGCAGACTG
Coding sequences within it:
- the NFKB2 gene encoding nuclear factor NF-kappa-B p100 subunit, with the translated sequence MLHCSAPSSAAAPLGGPRTPEREWGRGRGGPARLVPWRGRRAPESPGGGGRDGTFLGQLERGAAEAGGPGPGPAVQPGSAMDEPYNACLDGIDYDDFHFSSHMMEQKEPLMETAEGPYLIIIEQPKQRGFRFRYGCEGPSHGGLPGASSEKGRKTYPTVKICNYGGVARIEVDLVTHSDPPRVHAHSLVGKQCNEAGNCIVTVGPKDMTAQFNNLGVLHVTKKNMMEIMKDKLKQQKIRNRNQALTESELREIEVEAKELKKVMDLSIVRLRFTAYLRDSNGNFTLPLNPVISDPIHDSKSPGASNLKISRMDKTAGSVRGGDEVYLLCDKVQKDDIEVRFYEDDENGWQAFGDFSPTDVHKQYAIVFRTPPYHKPKIDRPVTVFLQLKRKRGGDVSDSKQFTYYPVVEDKEEVERKRKKVLPQFPQHFGGGSHMGGAGGGSSGFGSGGGGNLNYPYSSGLTYNNIYSSGPHPVGGYQGGVQMTRATNMEEEGDGKHLPGETGKQPSPPEESHRQELHYHAQLCSMRMLALAQRSAHALLNYSVTADPRMLLAVQRHLAASQDENGDTPLHLAIIHEQTTVIEQLIQVVLSIPNQQIINVANHLQQTPLHLAVITKQHQVVGLLLQAHADPTLLDRYGNSLLHLALQTGDEAMLRTLLGHLGSAIPCLLSTPNYHGLLPVHLAVRVKSLACLDLLVRMGADVNAMERQGGRTPLHLAVEMENLNVAGHLVKKLGADVNARTFAGNTPLHLAAGLGSPILTKMLIKAGGDVLCENDEPVRSSSSEASSDMDSGPEDQEAGMELGESDTEHTDTSSAAEHRSREPGTRSTKQRRRHTPLDLTRSHKVREILLRASLQGPELEQPAAPRPGTILSLDSNTLQGLEQLLNQDRSGSDWTELAQRLGLRSLVETYKDTASPSGSLLLSYELAGGSLGGLLEALDSMGLSEGVRMLRKAETADKLQSTELKEDSAYGSQSVEEEQPPAPPLKLHPLPSAELLGEPPHSQQQQVH